One Pirellulaceae bacterium genomic window, GGAAAAGACTGGAATGACGCCGACCAACCTGAAATGCCCGAATCCTGGGATCGACATCTTTTACCCGCCGGGGCTTGGCTGCACCCCCGAGGCTGGATGCACGGCCTCGCGAAGGGTGAAATTCGCCTAAAGGCGGGCGAGATGGACGTTTTTCAGTCCACGATTGGCGACGACAACATTTATCCTGACGGAGTTGCAATTGACAGCGCCCTCGAACAGCTTGACCTACTTAGCTCCGATCGACAAAAGCCGTTTTTCCTAGCAATTGGAATCTTGCGACCCCACTTGCCATTGGGTGCTCCCGCGAAATATCTGGAACCTTATCGTGATGCACAACTTCCACCGACTCCCCATCCCAACAAGCCTTCCGGAAAAACGACGTGGCACGGCTCAGGCGAGTTCATGAAGTACAACCGATGGCAAAGAAACCCTAATTTGGATGCTGAATTCGCGCTGCAAGTGCGTAAGCACTACGCGGCCTGTGTTAGCTATGCCGATGCTCAAGTTGGTCGCATCCTCAATCGACTCAAGAAGACATCAGCCGCCGACAACACAATCATCATTCTCTGGGGAGACCATGGCTGGCACCTCGGAGAACATGGAGTCTGGGGGAAACACACGCTATTTGAAGAGTCTTTGCATTCGCCGCTGATTATTTACTACCCTGGAATCACGCAACCAGGCAGAGCGAGCGAAGCAGTCGTTGAATCGTTGGATCTTTTCCCAACGCTTTGTGATTTGGCCGATCTACCGGAGCCTAACTTTGTTGACGGCGTATCATTACGTCCACAACTGGAAAAACCGGAAATGGTCGGACACCCGGCCATTTCGTACAATCGCGGCGCCCAAACAATTCGCACGGCGACACATCGACTAATCGTTCACAAGGGTGGACATCTCGAACTTTACGATCATCGTTCCAACACAAAAGAAACCAAGAATATTGCCAACGCCAATCCATCCCTGGTGACAAAGTTGTCGACCATGCTCCAGAAACGGCTGCGACCAGAATCCGAATTCGGTCGCCGACCATAAAACCTAAGCCCCCCGCACCTTGGTGGGCGCAACAATCCACCGGAAAGGTACATGGTCAGTTATCGTTAACGGCTGAGTGTCTGGTGGGTGAGTAAGCGGTATCGATCATGCGTTTCCGTTGCTGAATCTCGATAATTGTCCTCATTGCGGCCCGAAGTTGACGATACATCCTCCGCTCCTCATCTGCTTGCAATTCTTTTTGTTGGTTTTGATCCATTCTGCTGAAGACCCCTTCTAGGTGTGTCAATCAAGTTGCATGTTCTACCGTTCGTATTCGAGATGAACGATTAGGCAGTTCCTCGTAGCGGTATGCCCTAAGAGTAGAAAACCCGATTTAAGGAATTCTGTCCAGCATTTCCCACAGCAGGGATCTTCTCGCCCCACCTTTCGGACTGTTTCGCAGGTCATTGAACTCCCCCCAATGGTTCCAGCAGCCCAAAACGGACAGAAAGCATATCGGATCGCGTCACCCTTCTTACAAAAGCGCACCCAGCTGTCAGTTGTCGATTGCCAGAATTGGCTGGGCCACTTACACTCAGTTCTTATGACGGCCTGGGTTCGCCAACGACGCAAATTTCCATTGGCAGTCGAATCTTCTATTTATCTGAGGGAATCCGAAAGCGTGATTGAAGGTGAAATTCAACATTTGGTGATTGAAAAAGGATTTGGATTTATCAAATCGGCGGACAGCGGTGACGATGTATTCTTTCACCAGTCGGCGGTTAACGCACCATTGGATACATTAGCACCCGGTCAGCCGGTGCGTTTCGAGTTGGATCCCAAGTCGGAAAAACCCCGAGCCGGAAGGGTACAAATAATTGCCGGTGCAAGCCCGAACAACTCTTGCACCACCTCGGACCGAAACAGCGTCAAACGTTTCACATCGAAGTCTCGTGACCCACGTTCCTCCACGTCACAGCATCGATCGCCGCGCCCACGATTCGGTCGCGCGCCTACCGATTGGAAACAGGGATTCGTGACCAAATTACATCGAAAAACTTATTCCGGATTCATCTCTTCGATAGAACATGGCCCTGAATACTTGTTTGCGGCCGAATCGGTTTCCGGCGAGAAGCAGTACTCGCGACTTTCCATCGGTGATTACGTTCAGTTCATCGTCGGCAAGCCGGACCCCGAGACCCCCAAACAGCCGATTGCAAGCGAAGTACAGGTGATCGAGAAAGACGTCAAGCATGACGGCAACAAACAACTCGCTCGCCACCCAAAAGCTCGCAAGAGAAAGCCAAGCTGGCGTTAGCCGCTCAGCCGACTGTTGAGATCATCGTTTCGCGTTCGCGAATCACTCTACACGAACCTCACTCGGAATACTTGAGCGGGAACGTTTTCCAAGAAAGTTCGTCAGGCCTTTTCGCTGCTCGAATACGGCAATCGTATGAGCCGTCAAGCGATACGACCCCATCCCGCTCAGGCGTTGGCCGTTTACTTTCGGCTGTGCAGTATCCAGCAGCAGACGCCAGTAACAGTGTTTCGGCACCTTCGGCAACTGAAAGTACCTCGTATCGCGCGAAGCATTGAACAACAGCAGCAGATTATTCCCCGCGATAACGTTACCCCGATCATCCACCTCATCCTGCATGACCCCGTTGAATTCAACTCCTAAAATCCCACTGCCGGAATTATTCCAATCCGACTCTTGCATTTCATGCCCTAATTCATTGAACCAAGCCACGTCCACCTTGTCGGAGCCAAGAATCTTTTTGCCTTGAAAGAACCGTCGTCGCCGCAAGACGGGCAACCGTTTCCGCAACCGGGTCAGCTTGCAAATGAAGTCAAAGAATTCCTGTTGGTCTGGTGTTCGCTCCCACTTCATCCAACTCAATGAATTATCTTGGCAGTAAACATTGTTGTTACCACTTTGCGTGTGACAGATTTCATCTCCACCTCGCAACATCGGCACACCCTGCGAGAACAGCAGTGTGACAGCGAAGTTGCGCATTTGTCGACGCCGAAGCTCAAGTATGTGGGTGTCATTTGTGTCGCCTTCTACTCCGCAATTCCAACTGAAATTGTGATCATCGCCATTATTATCGGAGCCATTTTGGCCATTATGTTTTTCGTTGTAGCTAACGAGATCATGCAATGAAAATCCATCGTGCGAGGTGATAAAATTAATGCTGGCGTAGGGTTTGCGCCCGCTGTTTTCGTACAAATCGCTGCTTCCGCACAACCTTGTGGCAAATTGAGCCACCGTACCGCCGCCATCTCCTCGCCAAAACTGCCTGACGGTATCTCGGTATTTGCCGTTCCATTCAGTCCAAAGGATCGGAAAATTGCCGACCTGATATCCGCCTTCTCCTAAATCCCACGGCTCGGCAATCAATTTCACCTGCGACAGAACTGGATCTTGGTGGATAATATCGAAGAATGCGCCGAGCCGATCGACGGCGTGTAACTCCCTTGCAAGCGCACTGGCGAGGTCGAATCGAAAACCATCGACATGCATTTCCTGGACCCAATACCTCAAGCTATCCATAATCAACTGCAAAACATGCGGACACTGCATATTGAGTGTGTTTCCACATCCCGTGTAGTCCATGTAGTAGCGAGGGTTCTCAGCAAGCAATCTGTAATAAGAGGCGTTGTCGATCCCGCGGAGTGAGATCGTCGGGCCGAGATGATTTCCTTCGCCCGTGTGATTGTAGACCACATCCAGTATCACCTCTAAACCCGCTCGGTGGAGTCTTCGAACCATGGTTTTAAACTCGGTGACAGACCCCATCACCGTCGAGGCGGTGTATCTGGGATCCGGAGCGAAGAAGGCCAGCGTGTTGTAGCCCCAATAGTTGGTGAGACCGCTTTCGATTAGATGCCGATCATTTACGAAGTGATGAACGGGCATTAGCTCAATGGCTGTCGCGCCAAGTCGACGAAAATGGCGTATGGCGGCGGGTGTGGCCAAACCGGCGAAAGTGCCGCGAAGGGCAGGGCGGATGTCCGGGTTTGCCAGCGTAAAGCCACGGACGTGAGTTTCATAAATGACCGTCTGATGCCATGGTGTTTTGGGGGGCCGATCACGTTTCCAGCTAAATCCAGGCTTTGAAACCACACCCAACGGCGCGCATTCCGCGTTGTTCCGACCGTCAAATGAAAGGTCCTCTCGAGCATCGCCAATCCGGTAACCAAACATCGAATCCGCCCAGCGATTCGTGCGCACCACCGCCTTGGCATACGGATCTAACAGAACCTTGTTTGCGTTGAAGCGGTGACCTGATTCAGGATCGAAGGGACCATGTACGCGGTAACCGTAAAGCTGCCCTGGACGAATACCGGGTAGATAACAGTGCCAGACCAGATCAGTCTGTTCTCGAAGCGGCACACAATAAGTCTCTTCGACGGATTGTTCCGAATCAAACAGGCAGACCTCGACACGTGTTGCGTGCGCGGAAAAGATCGCAAAATTCACGCCACGACCGTCCCACGTTGCTCCCAGCGGATAGGGCTTTCCTGGCCAAACCTTCACCTTTGTCGTCCTGCGCCGTGTCTTCAATTGGGTCCCATCTCCCGTTGATTACAAGGACTAAGCCGCCCACCCATATGCTGGATTGTGCCCATTGGTGCTGGAAACGCAACCCAATTGGGGCTTTCGCAAGTAATGAGTGGCCTTCCGTCCGTTTGCCTCCGACCGTTACCCGAACCGCCGCCCCCCCCATTTCCCGCAAACTAGAGAGAGAACGGCGCAAATCAATGCTGATCGTAAAACCCAATGCCGCGAATGGTTCCCGACGTGCAAGCGGCCTACCCTAAGATTGGACCGCGCCCTGATGGACCGCGCCCTGATGGATCGCGCCCTGATGGATCGCGCGTGGAACGACTTACCGAAACGAAGCCTCCTTGCCGATCTCATCCACTGTCAACTACCAATTTAACCGAATGCCCGCTCAATCGTCCAACTTCTGCCAAGGAGACCTTTGTGCCAAAGTTTCTTTGTGCGAGAATTCGCAACGAATCGGAAAGGAAACGCATCTCCATGAAATCCGATCGCCAGAATCAGTTGAAAGAACGGTTACCTTCACTCATCCATCAAACAATTTCATTTCCATGGCGCGCCACCATCCCAATCCAATAAGCGAGGCAATGGCTCAGGGGACTCCCGTACCAACTGATTTATTGGGTGACCTGACCGATTGCACTTCACAAGTTGATCAAGCGAACATTTTGCGCCAACGTCTTGCCGAAGACGGTTACCTGTTTCTGCGTGGTGTGGTACCACGGGATCAGGCAATGGCAGCTCGACAAGAAGTTTTCCAACGACTGTCAGAAGTCGGAGAAATCCAAGAGCCAGCTTTGTCAGGAATCGCGACAGGAACCAGTCATCGAAAGACCCGCTGCAAGGATCTGGGGAGTTTCTGGCAGAGCGTCTGCACAGGCGCTGCGCTTCGAGAGGCGACTCACGGTGCACAGATGGAAGCCACCATGTCGATGCTTCTCGACGAGCCAGCAACAGCTCACGATTTCCTCTTTCTTCGTCCCGGTCGTCCCGGTGTTAGCACGCGATTGCATTACGATTTTCCGTTTTTCGCCCGAGGTTCCCAACGGATCTACACCGCTTGGCTTGCGCTGGGTGACATCACGATCCGGGAAGGTCCGCTGATGATCGCTGAAGGATCGAATGCTTTCGAAGATCTAATTGAACCGATTCGAAAAATCGACTACGAATCATCATCATCGCCCAACGTGCAGATTATGGAAGACACGGTCAAATTCATTCGCAATCGCCATTCTCGATTTCTAACAGGCGACTTTCGCGCGGGGGATTTGATCGTTTTTGATATGTTCACGCTGCATGGCACGTTTGACAATTGCTCACCGGATAATCGCGTCCGGCTATCCTGCGACGTTCGTTGGCAACCGACCAGCGACCCGGTCGATCCCCGCTATCGCGGCGATCACCCGGCGGGAACCACCGGTGCGGGCTACGGCGAACTGAACGGGGCCAAACCGCTCACCGAAGATTGGCATGCACGCTAATCCGAGCCTAATCTTTGATGGTAATCAAACGCTCTTCTGGGTTTTCGGACAATCGTAAACCTCGCCAACGCACTTCCTGAGAAATTTTATTGGAATGCAACTGCAGGCCAATCGGACCCGGCTGACACATGGCGGGTTGCGGGTCAGTCCAATCCGCGACTTCCTGGCCGTTCACAGCCAAGCGAATCCGCGGCCCAATCGCTAAGATCTCCATTTGATTCCAGCCTTGATTATCAGCTGCCTTTGCCCTTCCATCATCCTGATAGATGGAGTTTCTTCGGTAGAGATCCCAAAAACCCCATCCTGAGGGAAACATTACCAGATGACCTTGGTACGAATACGGATCCGACTGCTTCTCGATCGGCTTTCCCCACAATGCGATCCCGCTGTGCATTTTGGAGGTCACTAAACGCCCCTCAAACACAAGTCGGAAATTGGAGAAATTCTTCTTCGACATCAAATAGGTACTGGCGGCCGGCGGATTATCTTTTCCATTCCGTGCAACGATCTCCCCATCTTCCACAGAAAAATATTCCGCTTGGCCATTCCATCCGGCCAAATTCTTGCCGTTAAAAAGCTCAATCGGTCGCTCCGCAGCAGGAAACGGTACGGTGTCCGCCCAGCTGGCGGGAGTTGGTTGCCCAAGCGCAACCGCCCCAACTAACTGGGGCACGACACCCGGCAGTTTAATCGGAGCTTCGCCAGACCCTTCATAACCGGGCTGGGGAGTGCCATCGTCCTGCAGTTTGCCACACACCCACAAGGTGCCGCGCGCGACCACGTCCAACCATTCGTCGGACATCATTGTTTCGTTGTGATGACCGAGCGTGGTCCCAAACAGTTTTGCTTTCCCGTATTCGTTGGTCCAAATCACGGGCTGATCCTGTTGCGTATCTTGCCCGTACGCCGTTGCCAAGGGCTGGCAATTAGCCCACGTCTTTTCAATCACATAGAGTTCGCCATTCGGCGTCCGCCAACTGCCGGGAAAGTGTTTCATGATCGGATGCTGGGGAGCTCGGTTAACAACATCCAATTGTCGTCCACCTCGCTCATGTCTTTTCGAGGTCACGCCTAACAACTTTCGCCATTCGTCCGTTCGAGCGTTTCGATAACTGTGCATCGAACAATGAATCACAACCAGAGGAACCCCCCGTTCGGAATGCCCCTTCACGATCCGCTCGACTAATTCAACGTCCTGCACACCTCCATAGCATTCGTTATGAACAACGACGTCATAGCCCGTCGTCCAATGATCGGTTTGGTAGATGGCCAGTTTTCGATCTCTCGGTTTTAGACCGTGAAAGACCTCCCATTCAATATTTGCCCGTTGGCTGAGCCCTTGTGTGATGATCTCATTCTGATTGGGATAGTCATGACAACAGCCTCCCGCAATCAAAAGTCCTCGAAGTGGTTTTGCTGTCTTTTTCTCTTCGGCGTTGGCAGTCAACGCGAACGCAAGCAGCGCGGCGCAAATCATCATTCGTCTCAGCATCAGAAGGCACCTTTAGACAGGTGGGCGGGGGTGAAAACAGTCCCTAATTCTAGTAAAAATCTGAGTCGATTAACAACAAGTTGTTTCACAGACTTCCAACGATTTGAGTTTGTTCCCCATTATCGCCGAAACGAAATCACGCTGCTCGACGGACCGATGGATGGTCCATATGTCGAACGATCGCATCCGCAGCTCGAGAAGTGGCACCGGCTTTGGCAACCTGATCGCGAAGATCGACCAAATTCGATCGTACAGCGTTTAGTTCGTTTTCATCATTCAGCCACGATGAAACTTTGTTGCTCACCTGCTCAATTACAGCCGCCCCATCGCCTTGGGGATAGAATTCGGGCAACAGCATTCCATCAGCCATCAGGTTAGGTAGGGAACAGTACTTACAGGTCACCAGCAACCTTACCATCAGGCCGGACATCCAGCCGAAATAGTAAATCACGACCGCAGGCGTCACGCGAGCCAATATCTCAAGACTGACCGAACCGGACACCATAAGACAACAGTCGGCCACCTGAATCACTTCCGGTGCCTTGCGCACAAAAAAGTGCACAGGCAATTCCTGCTTGGATGACGTCTCTTCTCCCAAAACCGTTTCACACTTTTGAAGATGTGACTCGCTGTAACAAGCCACGAGGAATCGAACGTCGGGGTGTTGCCGAGCCAAATTACGAATACAGGCGACCATGATCGGCCAGTTCTGCCCCACCTCATGAGTTCGAGAACCGGGCAACACAGCCACATTTCGTTTGCCATCAGTCTTCCATTGGTCCAAGAAAGATTGATCAAGAGAATGTTCTTGTATCTCATCAAAGAAAGGGTGACCGACGAATTCTGCGGAAACTCCCCGCTCCGCATACCAACGCTGTTCAAACGACAAACCGCAAAGAACATGATCCACAAACTTGCGAACCCGTTTAATTCTCCATGGAGCCCAGGCCCAGAGTTGAGGAGGAAGATAATAGAATACTCGAATGCCGTGTTTCTTCGCTTTACGGGCGATCCACCAATTGAAACCAGGGAAATCCACCAGGACAACCGCGTCCGGTCGCTCCTGTTCCATAATACGATCGGCTTGACGAATTAACTTATAAAACTGAGAGATCAACGGAAGCACGCGCAGAATCCCCATCACCGCCAAATCAGTGAGCGGGTAATGACACTGAAAGCCCTTCGCTTCCATCTGCGGCCCACCATAGCCCAACGTCTCAAGATTTGGAATTCTTTGATTCAGCTCCCCAATCAAATGTGCCGCATGCTGATCACCGCTCGGCTCACCCACCGAAAAGAAAATGCGCATCGGATCCCTCCATGGACACCTAACTCAAGTCACGACGACCGGCAATTCGATCATTTGCCGGGAAATACCCATCCGACCCCAATTTTAAAATCAAGCGAGCCGAGCTCAAATAGCGATTAAGCCGAGTTTGCTCGGTTTTTTCTCCCAATTCCCAAATCTTGCAAGCGGTTGGCCCGCCCTTCATTTCCCTTGTAACACGCTCGATTTGATGTTCGTTAACTGAAAACTGTTGCGCATGATCGTTTGATCCGCCAGCGTCACCTGCGCTGAAAAATCAAAAATGCCGCTGACCTGCTCCTGCAGGCATACCGTGGCCACCAACGTGTCGCCAGGTCTTGCAAACCCCTTGTAACGCGCTTGATTCACCTTAACCAAGACGCCGAGTGCATACTCATTAAAAAATGGGTCGCTCGTGTCAAACTCTGGCATTGGGTTGTAGCGGGCGGCAATTAACACACCGGCTGTTTGAGTCGTCAATTCCTGCATCATGGCCCCGGGGACAATCGGTGCCCCAGGGAAATGCCCGCTGATGAAAAACTCATCTCCGCGGATCGTTTTTTCGGTCACGACCTTGCTAGTGTCGATCGACAAAATTCGGTCAACCAGTAGATAGGGCGGACGATGATGAAGATATTTTTCAACGTGATTAAAACTGTGCTCGTAGATTTCCATTCTTCCTCTTTGCCTGTAGGAAACAGCCGGCTCATCGGACTGAAGTCCAACAAACGCAGGCTGAGTGTGTTTGCGTTCGGACTGTTCTGATGTCCTTGGTTTTATCGTTCGAGTTGCCGATGTTCCAGAGGCGGAAGGGCGGCGAGTGCCGAGTTCGCCCAGATCACTTATGCTGTCCGCTCGTCAAGAATTTTTCCAAAGTGCAGCCCCGTCTGCGTTTTCCACCGGAATGTGAGCAGCATGCGTCATGAGAATTCGTTGCTCAAGCTTGCGACAAACTTTTCCAGAAGTTTTATTCCATCCCGCTCAAGCACCACTATGGCTGCTTAACCTTTTGGATTGCCGCTTCCGTCGCTTGTTTGTCACCTAAAGCTGCGTAGGTGGTCGCCAAATCGCGCCAAATCGCCACGTCCTTCGTCGTAGTCGCTTGGGCTGCCAGGTCGGCAAGTCGCCGCGATTCGATCGGGTCGCGCAAATCCACGTCTTGAACCGACGCCAGCGCCATCGCGAGATTCACCATGCCCCGCACCGATTCCGGGTTTGCCTTTACCACTCGTCGAAAGCAGTCGATTGCATCGGCGGGACGTTGTTGCGCCATCCGAATCGAGCCTAACACTCCCAAAACATCAACGTTTTTGGGATCCAAGGTCAACGCATTCGCGTAGGCGTTCGCGGCCAAATCAAGCTGCTGCAAACGGGCGTACGTGTTGCCCAACTCTACCTGAGTCGCCGCATCATTCGGATCCAATTCAATCGCTTTTTCAAAATGCAAAGCGGCGCCCGGAAACTGCCCACGCATGGACAACGCGATTCCAAGATTTCGACGGAGATTGGCCACCTCAAGTCGCGTCGGAAGAGCGGTCTTGTAGGCTACAATCACTTCGTCCAAGGTGTCGACATCCACCACTCCTTGGGCCATCAACAGATCACCGTAGAGCATTTCGTACAGATCATACCCGGGTCTAAGATTTCGAGCTATCTGAATATGATCGAGCGCTTCATCAATCTTTTTCTCATCCGACAGGACGCTCGCCAGTAGATAGTGTGCCTTGTGGCTGTTCGGTCGAGCCGCCAAAACTGCCCGACACGCATCGACATCCGTGCGTGCCCCTCCAGCCCGTTCCCAAGTGAACAACAAGGCAACCGGTACAAGCAGGATTGCCCAGAGCAAGCCATGACGCAGGGACGGTGAAAGCCGCCATCGGCTGACGGCGGATCCAGTCGAATCCACCCCCAAGTTTTTTCGAGTTTCAGGCTCACGAATCCGCCAGATAAAACCGTCGAAATAAAAGTGAATCAAGGCAAAACCAGTGATGATCCCTAGCGCAAACTGGCCAAGCAAAACGTCGTCAATTGAACGGGCGAAAAAATCGTAGCTACCAAATCCCAGACAAAGAAAGACGTAGAGCACGGCAAGTGGCCAACGTTGCCGAAACAAATAACGCGTAAAACTGCCAGCGTCGGATTGAGCCGCTCGACCCCGATTAAACACCCACACAATCGCCAGATACTGGATGTCGTGATATCCTTCGAAAAGTCCGAAAGCAACCAGCTTGCTCGAGGAATAACCGAACGCGTAGAGGTAAAAGAAAAAAGAGACCAGCAACAACGAAATCTTCAAAATGCTGGGGGGCTGCCCCCTCCGAAACTTTCGCCCCAGATGCCACAAATAGACAACCGAAATCGTCAACGTGCCTACCAACCAGAGCTTGGTGAAAATGCCAACCATTTCGGGTGGCAGCACTCCGCCGGCGCGGTAAAACCGCATAAAAACACCGGCAGCTCCGTCCGTTTGCCAGTAGAGAACACCGAACCAGGAAATGCAAAGCGCGTAATCCAATTGGGCTGAGAGGGAATCGAAATGCTTCGCCTTGGCATCGTAAATTCGGACCAGACCGTAGGTCTGCATGAGCCAGTGCCAAGCCCCCCAACAAACGACTACCAGCAAAAACGCCTGTGATTCGTTCGCAGCCATGTAAAGCGAAAGAGGCAGAAAGAAAAGAGGTGCCAAGATAAATCTCAGCCGATATCGTCGAAACAGCTGCGGATCCCCGTACGCTCGCATCAAGCCCGGCAGGTAGTGTCCCATCGCCAGCACTGTTGCGAAGACGCTCAGTCCGGCGATGCTCCAAAATGACTGAGCAAAGCCGAATAACGGTATGAGGATCAGCGGTGTACCCAGGAAAAGCACGAAGTCTTCCCGAGGTCCCATAATCCAAGCGTTTGAAGGAACGAACTTAGCTCGCCCTTGGGAAACGGTTGCGTTTGCTACAGATGTCGCGTTTGCCATAATCAAAGTCACACGATGTGATGAAAATCACTCTTAGCCGCTTCTCCTCAACGTACTCCCCCTTAGCATTCGACTATTCCTATCCTACCGCGAAAACGGCAAAAAATCACCGGTGGAATGGAGTTAACGTCACAACTTGTACGCTGCCCCGATCCGTCTCGGCTGCGTCCCTTTGCTGATCACCAACAAATTATTCCAGCTCAGGCCGTTTTCTATCGAACACGACGTTCGCTCACAACAACATTTTGTGACTCCGATCCCGACCGCTGCCTCAGACTCCCTCGAGAAAAGAGCGGTCCCACTCGCCGCAAGCCACCAATCAAGCAAAGATCGGACCCTTTCTCACCAAAGGGCCCGCTGTCCCCGCCAGTCTCGAGAGGGGCGACGGAACTCCGA contains:
- a CDS encoding sulfatase, which codes for MKIHLFLVAFLAASFLSSRCPADDAKPNILLLCVDDLRPELACYGASYINSPHIDLLAKQGRRFAKHYVQAPTCGASRYTLLTGQYGGNNNGALFQRAAKINTDPASVAPSMPNWFRQQGYTTVSIGKVSHHPGGRGGKDWNDADQPEMPESWDRHLLPAGAWLHPRGWMHGLAKGEIRLKAGEMDVFQSTIGDDNIYPDGVAIDSALEQLDLLSSDRQKPFFLAIGILRPHLPLGAPAKYLEPYRDAQLPPTPHPNKPSGKTTWHGSGEFMKYNRWQRNPNLDAEFALQVRKHYAACVSYADAQVGRILNRLKKTSAADNTIIILWGDHGWHLGEHGVWGKHTLFEESLHSPLIIYYPGITQPGRASEAVVESLDLFPTLCDLADLPEPNFVDGVSLRPQLEKPEMVGHPAISYNRGAQTIRTATHRLIVHKGGHLELYDHRSNTKETKNIANANPSLVTKLSTMLQKRLRPESEFGRRP
- a CDS encoding cold shock domain-containing protein: MTAWVRQRRKFPLAVESSIYLRESESVIEGEIQHLVIEKGFGFIKSADSGDDVFFHQSAVNAPLDTLAPGQPVRFELDPKSEKPRAGRVQIIAGASPNNSCTTSDRNSVKRFTSKSRDPRSSTSQHRSPRPRFGRAPTDWKQGFVTKLHRKTYSGFISSIEHGPEYLFAAESVSGEKQYSRLSIGDYVQFIVGKPDPETPKQPIASEVQVIEKDVKHDGNKQLARHPKARKRKPSWR
- the glgX gene encoding glycogen debranching protein GlgX, yielding MKVWPGKPYPLGATWDGRGVNFAIFSAHATRVEVCLFDSEQSVEETYCVPLREQTDLVWHCYLPGIRPGQLYGYRVHGPFDPESGHRFNANKVLLDPYAKAVVRTNRWADSMFGYRIGDAREDLSFDGRNNAECAPLGVVSKPGFSWKRDRPPKTPWHQTVIYETHVRGFTLANPDIRPALRGTFAGLATPAAIRHFRRLGATAIELMPVHHFVNDRHLIESGLTNYWGYNTLAFFAPDPRYTASTVMGSVTEFKTMVRRLHRAGLEVILDVVYNHTGEGNHLGPTISLRGIDNASYYRLLAENPRYYMDYTGCGNTLNMQCPHVLQLIMDSLRYWVQEMHVDGFRFDLASALARELHAVDRLGAFFDIIHQDPVLSQVKLIAEPWDLGEGGYQVGNFPILWTEWNGKYRDTVRQFWRGDGGGTVAQFATRLCGSSDLYENSGRKPYASINFITSHDGFSLHDLVSYNEKHNGQNGSDNNGDDHNFSWNCGVEGDTNDTHILELRRRQMRNFAVTLLFSQGVPMLRGGDEICHTQSGNNNVYCQDNSLSWMKWERTPDQQEFFDFICKLTRLRKRLPVLRRRRFFQGKKILGSDKVDVAWFNELGHEMQESDWNNSGSGILGVEFNGVMQDEVDDRGNVIAGNNLLLLFNASRDTRYFQLPKVPKHCYWRLLLDTAQPKVNGQRLSGMGSYRLTAHTIAVFEQRKGLTNFLGKRSRSSIPSEVRVE
- a CDS encoding phytanoyl-CoA dioxygenase family protein — protein: MARHHPNPISEAMAQGTPVPTDLLGDLTDCTSQVDQANILRQRLAEDGYLFLRGVVPRDQAMAARQEVFQRLSEVGEIQEPALSGIATGTSHRKTRCKDLGSFWQSVCTGAALREATHGAQMEATMSMLLDEPATAHDFLFLRPGRPGVSTRLHYDFPFFARGSQRIYTAWLALGDITIREGPLMIAEGSNAFEDLIEPIRKIDYESSSSPNVQIMEDTVKFIRNRHSRFLTGDFRAGDLIVFDMFTLHGTFDNCSPDNRVRLSCDVRWQPTSDPVDPRYRGDHPAGTTGAGYGELNGAKPLTEDWHAR
- a CDS encoding DUF1080 domain-containing protein produces the protein MLRRMMICAALLAFALTANAEEKKTAKPLRGLLIAGGCCHDYPNQNEIITQGLSQRANIEWEVFHGLKPRDRKLAIYQTDHWTTGYDVVVHNECYGGVQDVELVERIVKGHSERGVPLVVIHCSMHSYRNARTDEWRKLLGVTSKRHERGGRQLDVVNRAPQHPIMKHFPGSWRTPNGELYVIEKTWANCQPLATAYGQDTQQDQPVIWTNEYGKAKLFGTTLGHHNETMMSDEWLDVVARGTLWVCGKLQDDGTPQPGYEGSGEAPIKLPGVVPQLVGAVALGQPTPASWADTVPFPAAERPIELFNGKNLAGWNGQAEYFSVEDGEIVARNGKDNPPAASTYLMSKKNFSNFRLVFEGRLVTSKMHSGIALWGKPIEKQSDPYSYQGHLVMFPSGWGFWDLYRRNSIYQDDGRAKAADNQGWNQMEILAIGPRIRLAVNGQEVADWTDPQPAMCQPGPIGLQLHSNKISQEVRWRGLRLSENPEERLITIKD
- the lpxB gene encoding lipid-A-disaccharide synthase, which codes for MRIFFSVGEPSGDQHAAHLIGELNQRIPNLETLGYGGPQMEAKGFQCHYPLTDLAVMGILRVLPLISQFYKLIRQADRIMEQERPDAVVLVDFPGFNWWIARKAKKHGIRVFYYLPPQLWAWAPWRIKRVRKFVDHVLCGLSFEQRWYAERGVSAEFVGHPFFDEIQEHSLDQSFLDQWKTDGKRNVAVLPGSRTHEVGQNWPIMVACIRNLARQHPDVRFLVACYSESHLQKCETVLGEETSSKQELPVHFFVRKAPEVIQVADCCLMVSGSVSLEILARVTPAVVIYYFGWMSGLMVRLLVTCKYCSLPNLMADGMLLPEFYPQGDGAAVIEQVSNKVSSWLNDENELNAVRSNLVDLRDQVAKAGATSRAADAIVRHMDHPSVRRAA
- a CDS encoding beta-hydroxyacyl-ACP dehydratase; the protein is MEIYEHSFNHVEKYLHHRPPYLLVDRILSIDTSKVVTEKTIRGDEFFISGHFPGAPIVPGAMMQELTTQTAGVLIAARYNPMPEFDTSDPFFNEYALGVLVKVNQARYKGFARPGDTLVATVCLQEQVSGIFDFSAQVTLADQTIMRNSFQLTNIKSSVLQGK
- a CDS encoding tetratricopeptide repeat protein translates to MGPREDFVLFLGTPLILIPLFGFAQSFWSIAGLSVFATVLAMGHYLPGLMRAYGDPQLFRRYRLRFILAPLFFLPLSLYMAANESQAFLLVVVCWGAWHWLMQTYGLVRIYDAKAKHFDSLSAQLDYALCISWFGVLYWQTDGAAGVFMRFYRAGGVLPPEMVGIFTKLWLVGTLTISVVYLWHLGRKFRRGQPPSILKISLLLVSFFFYLYAFGYSSSKLVAFGLFEGYHDIQYLAIVWVFNRGRAAQSDAGSFTRYLFRQRWPLAVLYVFLCLGFGSYDFFARSIDDVLLGQFALGIITGFALIHFYFDGFIWRIREPETRKNLGVDSTGSAVSRWRLSPSLRHGLLWAILLVPVALLFTWERAGGARTDVDACRAVLAARPNSHKAHYLLASVLSDEKKIDEALDHIQIARNLRPGYDLYEMLYGDLLMAQGVVDVDTLDEVIVAYKTALPTRLEVANLRRNLGIALSMRGQFPGAALHFEKAIELDPNDAATQVELGNTYARLQQLDLAANAYANALTLDPKNVDVLGVLGSIRMAQQRPADAIDCFRRVVKANPESVRGMVNLAMALASVQDVDLRDPIESRRLADLAAQATTTKDVAIWRDLATTYAALGDKQATEAAIQKVKQP